In Halogeometricum sp. S1BR25-6, a single genomic region encodes these proteins:
- a CDS encoding carbonic anhydrase encodes MDALEKILGGNDEHVANLSRDHFEGIRESQDPSVVSVSCSDSRVPADAVWNADVDGDLFTSVNVGNQAWAEVDGELVVNDAVGYAVSALDVELIAVLGHTGCGAVTAAYEAVTGDGGGKSLPPSVEAAVGRLKPIVESAREDGVFDGDTPDGEAVNRLVECAVQTQAEFLVQNDAVPEDVAVAGLVYDFQQAYGDDDGAAYLVSLDGETDTDALRGAVSETHCEKVGSIR; translated from the coding sequence ATGGACGCACTGGAGAAGATACTCGGCGGTAACGACGAACACGTAGCGAACCTCTCGCGGGACCACTTCGAGGGCATACGGGAGAGTCAGGACCCCTCCGTCGTCTCTGTCTCGTGTTCGGACTCGCGCGTCCCCGCGGACGCCGTCTGGAACGCGGACGTCGACGGCGACCTGTTCACGAGCGTCAACGTCGGCAACCAGGCGTGGGCCGAGGTTGACGGCGAACTCGTCGTCAACGACGCCGTCGGCTACGCGGTGTCGGCGCTGGACGTGGAACTCATCGCCGTTCTCGGCCACACCGGGTGCGGGGCCGTGACGGCCGCCTACGAGGCCGTGACGGGCGACGGAGGTGGGAAGTCGCTCCCGCCGTCGGTCGAGGCGGCCGTCGGTCGGCTGAAACCCATCGTCGAATCCGCGCGCGAGGACGGCGTCTTCGACGGCGACACGCCGGACGGCGAGGCGGTCAACCGCCTCGTCGAGTGTGCGGTGCAGACGCAGGCCGAGTTCCTCGTCCAGAACGACGCGGTGCCGGAGGACGTGGCCGTCGCCGGCCTCGTCTACGACTTCCAGCAGGCGTACGGCGACGACGACGGCGCGGCGTACCTCGTCTCCCTGGACGGCGAGACGGACACCGATGCGCTCCGCGGAGCGGTGTCGGAGACGCACTGCGAGAAGGTGGGTTCGATTCGCTGA
- a CDS encoding bifunctional 4-hydroxy-2-oxoglutarate aldolase/2-dehydro-3-deoxy-phosphogluconate aldolase, whose amino-acid sequence MVASDSTADMNRLTDSGVVAVMRGADADTIIDVAQALNDGGVTAYEITADNPDAMDLIGEVSASFTEEEAIVGAGTVLDDATARAAIMNGAEFVVGPNFDREVVETCNRYGTLVAPGILTPTEAVNAYEAGADMVKVFPASVMGPDHLSSLKGPLPQIPLMPTGGIDIDNVADYIEAGAVVVGAGSAIMDADAIEAGDFDSITETAREFTRVIEDARESGE is encoded by the coding sequence ATGGTCGCCTCCGACTCCACCGCGGACATGAACCGACTGACCGACAGCGGCGTCGTCGCCGTGATGCGCGGCGCCGACGCGGACACCATCATCGACGTGGCGCAGGCGCTCAACGACGGTGGCGTCACGGCCTACGAGATAACGGCGGACAACCCCGACGCCATGGACCTCATCGGCGAGGTGTCGGCCTCGTTCACCGAGGAGGAGGCCATCGTCGGCGCGGGGACGGTGCTTGACGACGCGACGGCCCGCGCCGCCATCATGAACGGCGCGGAGTTCGTCGTGGGGCCGAACTTCGACCGAGAGGTCGTCGAGACCTGCAACCGGTACGGAACCCTCGTCGCGCCGGGCATCCTCACGCCGACGGAGGCGGTGAACGCCTACGAGGCGGGCGCCGACATGGTGAAGGTGTTCCCGGCGTCGGTGATGGGGCCGGACCACCTCTCCAGTCTCAAGGGACCGCTGCCGCAGATTCCGCTGATGCCGACGGGCGGCATCGACATCGACAACGTGGCCGACTACATCGAGGCCGGCGCCGTCGTCGTCGGCGCGGGCAGCGCCATCATGGACGCCGACGCCATCGAGGCGGGCGACTTCGATTCGATTACGGAAACGGCTCGCGAGTTCACGCGGGTCATCGAGGACGCGCGCGAGTCCGGCGAGTAA